The sequence atatctactataaTAAACAATCATCACAATCACTATTGAAGTGAATTTggctttctatttttcttttaatctgaACACACTAACacacaaatttgtaataaaaaaaaaaaattcaaaaaattccaatttgcaaaacccataaaacaaCCCAACAtatcaaatataaaaactaaagagAGCTGAGAGTCATTAGCTGAAAAGTAGCATGCAAGGGAGAgaggcaaaaaaataaaaaaaataaaaaagaaaaaaaaaaaaaaagaaagaaagaagaagaaaacagcGTGCAAGGGAGAAAGAGGGCGTGGAAGTGtaataaaataaaggtaaaaatgtaaaactaaccttttaacttttacattttttcatttcagtcttctaacttttagttttgtcaatttagttctctaattttcaatttttgtcaattcaaggCTCCGTTAGTGCTTCTGTTACTGTTGCCATTAAACCCACTAAATGACGCcgttttgcatgtttttttttttttttaaaattcggaattaaaagaaaaatctgaaaaaatgaagaagaagaaaattcacCAGTTCACGGCCATCGTCTAGAAGCTCGTGGAGTAGCTCGAATGCCGTCAACAAATACCTCTCCTCCAACAGAAAGTTCACCACGCAATTGCACATCGAAGACCTCTCCACgtccatctctctctcactctcggTCCGGAGTGATAGATCCAAAACCCTAATattatctatctctctctatcgccattgaagaaggaagaagaagcttGTGTGCTAGTGCTAGATGAGATCTCCGTGGGCTTTGTAGTTTGTGCGTGAACGTGAATGAAAGCTCAGGTCGTTGGAGAAGAGAAGGTAGAGAAGAAaacccttcattttttttttttttttttttttttttttttttttcagatttttcttttaattccgaattaaaaaaaaaaaaaaccacatgcAAAACGGCGTCGTTTAGTGGGTTTAACGACAACAGTAACAAAAGCACTAACGGAGccttgaattgacaaaaattgaaaattagaggactgaattgacaatactaaaagttagagaactgaaataaaaaaatatgaaagttagagggtcaattttgcatttttacctaaaataaaattttttgttttagtttttttgctacaatgtaCAGTTATAGATAGTTGTGTATTGTAGCaagaaactaaaatattttggctATGACACCACTATTGTAGCATGCTTTTTAAtattagtggtgctaaaaatagtaaCAGGACTTTTTAGCATCACCGGTATCAATGCAAAAGAATGAAGGTaaatcttaatttattttacaaacaTAAGTGGGAGATTTATGCACTgctttcaaactttttttttttcaccatatTCAAAGGACCACCATTTATAACTCAGAAAATATATGTTTCCTTCCTAAAATTGTGCACGCATCAAGTAAATTAACTGTTGGCAACAGCTAATCATATTCATGCTTCAACGCTAGTTataaaacaccaaaatttttaatacagttaaaaaaaaaaaaatccaggtTGAGAATATGAAATTATTCGTTGTAATACTATGCTTCTACAGAAAATTTGAGCTTAGCCGTATAAAGTATAAACCCAAGCCCAACCCAAATCCTGGACCTGGAGGCCTAGTATTGTGCACTTCGGTTACAACTTACAATGGCAAACCAGcccataaaaatataaaaccaacCAACGCCGGTTTCGGTTCAGTCGGTCCGCCTGTGTAGCGGCGTGGCTCACACTTCAGCGTCACTCGAATCTAGTTGAAACATGAAATTACTATTTGGGAGTACGAGCTAGCATTGGACCATGCTTCTGGAGATTAGCTTCTGTTTTAATGTTCAGGTGAAGATCATCAACTGTCCAAATGCGCTACAGAATTTTACAAAGCATCCCTAGTCCCTACTATTTCTCATTTGATAGATATATTACATTACACGTAACAAGGACCACCTCAAGCTAAAATTGGTTGACAAGGGCTTATCTCTTTTCTACTTGCTTAATTTGTTGCATTCCTTAATGAGATTGTATTATTATCTTATTCTTACTGGGGTCTACCTTGATGCGAGAGAGATGTTACATAGATatgtcaaacaaaataaaatatggtcTAGTTTAGAGAATTTAGCATCAATCTCTATAGTTGAAAAGATATTTCATGTATTGAATATGTGCATTATATCACTTGTAGCATATAGGTTTTGCACAACTATAGACTTCATAAACTGTGAGAAGAAAGATGTAATATGTTTGATGAATAACATAATTATTGTTCTATAGGTTTGTGTCACTTAACAAATGCCACGGGTCAAAATCTGTCAAATCCTGATTCCAAAATTTATCAGTGACTATGACAAAGTGAATTAAGAAAACAACAATAAAGATTGaaggttatcaaaaaaaataaaaagaaaacaacaaaatctgCCACGCACTCTTGTCCTCATAGTGAAGTGAAAACAAACAAGTATGTGAGTGCACACTTTTTGATAGGGCAATGTTGCTAGGAAAACCATGGACTCAATGAGGGTATGCTGTGTGTTGGTGCTATTGATTGTGAGCTTGGTAAGACATCCAGCATTGgtggtgggtggtggtggtgtacTAAGATGTGATTTTCCAGCTATATACAACTTTGGGGACTCAAACTCTGACACAGGAGGCATTTCAGCAGCTTTGTCAGAGATTCATGCACCCAATGGTGAAACCTTCTTTGGACACCCTTCAGGAAGGGCTTGTGATGGTCGACTCATCATTGATTTTATAGGTAACTAGGGTAGTAAAGCTTCCtactttttttgttgaatcaatAAATTGAATGTAAATAGAAAGTTCATACAAATTTTACATGTTAACTAACCTGCCGTACTTTTACTAATCATTGTATTGTCTTGTCATGCTTCATAGCTATGAACATTGATCAATTCTGACATCTTAATGTTACAACTAGCTCTCCCAATTTAATGGGGTTTAAGACTTAATTGAATTTAGTTGAGTTGCTATATTTTAATGCAGCTAATGAGCTGAAGTTACTGTACCTGAGTGCATACTTGGACTCACTTGGTACAAATTTTAGGCATGGTGCAAATTTTGCAACAGGAGGTTCATCAATTCGTCCAGGTGGTTATGGTCCATTCCATCTCGGCATTCAAACATCCCAGTTCATACAATTCAAATCTCGTACAACTGCTCTATATAATCAACTCAGCCCCAACAGTAGTGAGTCTCTCTAGCCCTCTCTCACTGACTGGTTCTTGCGTGCTAAAGATGCTGGGAAACACAACATTTTGTGGGCACTAAACGCTTACTAATTAACAATGAACATTGAATTGGTAAATTTTGGCACCAGGAGAGACCCCACTACTTAAAACACGGCTCTCAAGGCCTAAGGACTTCTCAAAGGCTATTTACACATTTGATATTGGACAGAACGATcttggttttggttttcaaTACACAACAATAGAAGAAGTTCGACTGTCCATTCCTAATATCTTAAGCCAGTTGTCCCAAGCAGTGCATGTAAGCAACTGATGAGTGTGATTGAACAACTTATGTACTAATTGATAATTCTTACATTTTTTATGCTCATGTTTTAGCTATTATACAAGGAAGGTGCAATAGTATTTCGGGTACATAATACTGGCCCAATTGTTTGCTTGCCATATAGTGTTATATACCAATCAAAGTCCGGTAATCTGGACCAGATTGGGTGTGTGAAGCCTCAGAATAAGGTAGCTCAGGAGTTTAACAGGCAGCTTAAAGACATGGTATTTCAGCTGAGGGCACAGCTTCCTAACGCAGCATTTACATATGTTGATGTGTTTTCAGCTAAATATGATCTCATTAGCAATGCAAAGAATGAAGGTAGTCTTAATTTATTATACAAATATAAGGGAGCTTTATGCATTGTTTACGACCTTTTATTTGGCCTGTTCGGATATGGCAACATTAAAATGGGTGGCTGTGGGATAGTGATCCACTACACATTGCACATATAATGAttataatcttaaatttttgCTGATGACAGGTTTTGTTGATCCATTTGAGTTCTACTGTGGGAGTTTCTATGGGTACCATATTGATTGAGGGAAGAAAGCCACGGTTAATGGAACAATATATGGTAACCCATGCCACAATCCATCAATGCACATTAGCTGGGATGGCATACACTACTCAGATGCTGCTAACCTATGGATTGCAAAGAGAATTCTCAATGGTTCCTTATCTGATCCACCAGTTTCAATTGGGGAGGCTTGTTATCATCCAAATCATTTTTAAACACATTGCAGTATGTTAATGACAGTTGCTCAATTTCTTAGAAATGGTTAGGAGTAAGATTTTCACCATCATGAATGTTGGTGATGTTGAACATGTAGCATTCATCAAGTGAGCTATGTCTCAATCATTATCGTGTATCTTTCTGGACAATCTGGATTTGTTGTGTTAAACTTTTGCTCTTTGATAACTTAATGTTGCAGTTAAGGAAACATTTAAGACTTCTAATATGCTACAAATGGCTAGGTTTTCCATCCATATAAGTTtgattagattttaaaattttaatatacttctttcacctttttttttccctgttttcaaaaaaatattatatatatatatatatatatatatctaaaactGTTTCATTCTATTTTGTGCTAAAATTAGTTGACTAGTTGAGATTGGtataacataaattttttataatcctATCAATAtcacttatattatttttattgtacacCAATTACAACATGTCACCTAAACAGTtgtgaaaaattgtgtattttttttttttggtggtccATAGactttttgaaactttgaaagCATCTCTTCCACTATTAGAGCAAGTTAAAAAAGCTGCATTTTTAGGACCAAAGGGAAGGGCAAGGATGCTTATGTATGACATTTAATTTTAGTTAATCTCTACAAGTTGGGCCCCTTTTAGTCATGGGATGATGGGAATGTTTACAGATGTTCTTTCAACTCAGGACAATTGCAGTCCAACTACAACCATAAATGTTTAAAGTCTGGAAGTAATTTTTGAGAATTGAATGTGGTATTCTGGTATTGGTAATAGATTCACCTAATTGCATAAATCCAGCAAGCTTAGCTAGTGCATGATGGTTGTAGTTTGCTGGATTTATGCAATTAGGCAAAATCATGCACTAATTGCATTGGCCTAAGCTTCAATATATTGCTGCCAAAATATGCAAACACACTATCAATATCAGAatcattttagtcatttatGAATCAAAACTTGCAACCAGTCTACTGAACTTGCAAGTAGCTATCAATTTAACCCTCCTATTAGGTTATAGGATTGAGATATGGTGCCATACAATAGCACTATAATGTATAATGGCtaaatttgaaagttaaaaacttattttaaatcTCAACCTTTGGATAAAAAtgttaacttttaacttttattttttattttttttatttatcattttgacTTCTCAACTTTTTCCTCTCACAATTTCATGGTGATGCAATAGCCCAAATCCCAAGTTCTCTAAACTACCACTAACAATTAGCTACAATTAAACCCTACATAACgtgtttttatttcaaaactaagataaattaaattaaattcgaGGGACCTAAGCAATAGCAATTTGAAAATTCAGGGGTAAATGgcaagttttaaaatttgagaaatcAGAGGATGACAACAACAAAGTTAGAGAGACTAAAATGTATCTTTGCTAAAagtcttattcttcttcttaaatGGTACAATTTCTTGATGGTCATCATTATCAATTCCATATCATCAcctaaaagaagaagaagaaaaaaaaaagggtcccCATACATACTAGTTGGACTTGCGTTTCAATTGGCTTGTGCCACATGACAAATGTCAAAGTGAAAGCCAACTATTATGTGAGTGCACACTTTTTGATGGGATGTTGCTAGGAAAAACATGGATTCAATGAAGCTATGCTGTGTTTTGGTGCTCTTGGTTGTAGGCTTGGCAAGATTACCAGCATAGGTGTGGGGTGGTAATGGTGTACGAAGATGTGATTTTCCAGCTATATACAACTTTGGGGACTCAAACTCGGACACAGGAGGCATTTCATCTGCAGCTTTGAAAGAGGTTCCTACACCCAATGGTGAAACCTTCTTTGGTCACCCTTCAGGAAGGTTTTGTGATGGCCGACTCATCATAGATTTTTTAGGTAAGTAGGTTAGTAATCATCAATAATTTCATGCAAATAGAAATTTCATACAAATTGTTCCTGTTGCCTAATGTGCTATGCTTTTACTAATCATTGCAGTGTCCTGTCATGCTTCAATCATAGCTATCATAATTTATGACAGGTAAATGTTACAGCTAGTCCTCCCAATAATTAAGAATTCATTGAATTGAGTTGAGTTGTTATGTGTTAGTGCGGGCCGCGGCTCAGGAGCTGAAGTTACCATTCCTGACTGTGCATACATGCATGGACTCACTCGGTACGAATTTTTGGCATGGTGCAAATTTTGCAACAGGAGGTTCATCAATTCTTCCAGGTGGTTATAGTCCATTCCATCTTGGCATTCAAATATCCCAGTTCAAACAATTCAAATCTCGTACAACATCTCTATATAGTCAACTCAGGCCCAACAGCGAGTCTCTCTAGCCCTCTCTCACTGACTGGGTCTAGTGATCCTTGGAAACACAACATTTTGTGGGTAATAAATGCTTATTTAACAACTAGTCGTAAACCCACGTGAtgtgtgagaaaaaataattattttgtattgtaataagtttttctttaaaatttgttgaagataattttttctttctaaaatttaaacaatttctatttggtccaattaGGTCCACTTTTGTCCAATTAGGTCTACTTCGGTCCACTCGGTCAATTTTGATCCccttcaattcattttttagaCTAATTGAGCCTtcatttaattctttttgtaggttttCTTTCTAAGTTTagctcaaaatttcattttttttttcttaatttttgggttgaaaagtatgaaattttattatatttaggtcaaactctttagttttgagttaaaaaatacaaataaaaaaactaaaatagacatgagaaattagaaatatgagcccaaaaatgcaataaaaatgataaatattaaagtcttattcagtccacattggttctattcggtccaatttggtcatATTTGGTCCATATGGTCGTAATCGTTCTATTCAGTCCTATTtagtccattctgtccactaAAGTTATATTCAATCCATTAGGTCTTATTCAgtctattcggtccacattggtcctattctgTCAATTTCCCTCCTATTCAGTCCATACTGTTTACTCCGGTCTTATTCGGTCTAttctgtccactttggttctatttagtcctatttggtccattttgtctactttagtccacttcagtcctattcGGGCCATTCGGTATACTTTGGTTCTAGTCGGTCCATTTTGACCATTTCTGTTCCATATGCTTCATATTAGTCCCATTCGGTCCAGTATGTCCACTTCAGTCTAATTTGGTCCTGTTTGGTCCATTCTATGtactttggtcctatttggtccacttcgaTCCTATTATGTTAAATGCCAATCAAAGGCAGGTAATCTAGACCAGATTGGGTGTGTGAAGCATTGGAATGAGGTAGCTAAGGACAAGGTGTTTCGGCTAAGGGCACAGCTTCCTAATGCAACATTTACTTATGTTGATGTGCACTCAGCTAAATCTGCTCTCGTTAGCAATGCAAAGAATGAAGGTAATCTTAATTTATTATACAACATTTAATTGAACTTTTGGTCACATTAAAATGGGTGGCTGTGGAATAATGATCCCCTAAACATTGCATACATAATGAATCAATGATTCTAATCCTAACTGTTTGGTGATGGAAGGTTTTGTTGATCCATTTGAGTTTTGCTTTGGGAGTTTCTATGGGTACCGCCATATTATGTGTGGGAAGAAAGCGACAGTTAATGGAACAATTTATGGTAACCCCTGTGACAATCCATCAATGCACATTAGCTGGGATGGCATAAACTACTCTGAGGCAGCTAACCTATGGATTGCAAAGTGAATTCTTGATGATTCCTTATCATCCCAATGATTTGTAAGCACATTGCAGTTTGCTAATGACTGCTGCTCagtttcttgaaattttagCCATATAAATGTTGGCCATGTTGAACATGTATCATTCATCAATTGAGCTGTGTCTCAATCATTATCAAGTATCTGTCTGAACTCTTTGGATATGTTGTGTCAAACGTTAAGAAAACATTTAAGACTTCTAACATGCTACAAATGGCTAGGTTTTCCATCCATGTAAGTTTGACTAGATTTTAATAAACTTTGAGAGAAAACCTTGATATCCAAAAGATTTCACAATTCAATGAGCTGACTAGTTGTTATTAGTGCAACATCACTTATATGTAGTCTTATCACTATTActaactttacttttattatacaccaaTCGCAACATGTCACCTCAAAAgttatgaattatttatttatttttgtgtttttgtgttttattttttttaatttttttattttttgggtctttAGACTTAAATGAAACTTTGAAAGCATCTATTCAAGTGAAAGAAGCTTTATTGTTGGGAAGTTCTCCATCAGAAATTACTTTCAAGAAAAGGAAAGGGCAAGGATGCTTATATATGTGCCATTGAATTTTAGTTAATCTCTACAAGTTGGGTGCCTTTTAGTCATAGGATGGTAATGTTTACGGATTTCTTTCACCTCAAGACAGTTGTAGCCCAACTACAACCACAAACGTTTAAAATTTGAAGCAATATTTAAAAGATTGAATGTGTTATTGGTAATAGAGCCGTGGAATGGCGTGTAATAACTAAGAAGTGTTATATAACGGTTTGTGGGCGTTGAGATAGTGAAATTTTGCCTAACAAGAAGCTGGATTACATTGCTATAACTGCCTTCAACTTCAATTACAGGACTGTGACCGATATTGACCAATGTCTGCCATGAATTtctgaaatttattattaatatgtaaataagaattttgttttattttttacaataaaattttaaaattagtgtGTTGTCCAATTTGATGTCAATGAAGTAAGAAAATAATAGCCTTGAGCATATTGCCATTGCGTAGACCTTGAAGACATGAAACAGaaaagggcaaaaaaaaaaaaaaaaaaaatctttaaacgTATAAGCAAGTGTAGAATTATGGCCCTTTGAATCTTTgatgttataatttttgtattattttgtgACTTTTTGAGGCGTTAGGCATTGTCCCAACCATTATACATGACATGAAATATAGCGAAACAaaacttcttaaaaaattaGGACATGACATAGAGATATTAGCCTTAGAATTGGCCATTGCATAGACTTCAAGGATTgatttgttacttttgaaactatatgGATTAATATGTTATTgttatattattgaaataatagggtttaaaatgtaattttcttgGGCTATTGAGGAGTTTagtttgtattttcttttttttgaaaagattttaGTTTGTATTTGATCCGGATTATAACCTGACCTAGTAGAGGAGTAATACTTAAGGATAGATTTTCAAAGGTTTAGTTCATGACCCAAACCAAAGTAATATTTTTAAGCTTGCTTTGTAAGCTTGAACTCACACATCTTTGTCTTT is a genomic window of Quercus lobata isolate SW786 chromosome 2, ValleyOak3.0 Primary Assembly, whole genome shotgun sequence containing:
- the LOC115976665 gene encoding GDSL esterase/lipase At3g27950-like produces the protein MDSMRVCCVLVLLIVSLVRHPALVVGGGGVLRCDFPAIYNFGDSNSDTGGISAALSEIHAPNGETFFGHPSGRACDGRLIIDFIANELKLLYLSAYLDSLGTNFRHGANFATGGSSIRPGGYGPFHLGIQTSQFIQFKSRTTALYNQLSPNSRETPLLKTRLSRPKDFSKAIYTFDIGQNDLGFGFQYTTIEEVRLSIPNILSQLSQAVHLLYKEGAIVFRVHNTGPIVCLPYSVIYQSKSGNLDQIGCVKPQNKVAQEFNRQLKDMVFQLRAQLPNAAFTYVDVFSAKYDLISNAKNEGFVDPFEFYCGSFYGYHID